GGCGGCGACGGCCAGCCGGGAGAAGCGCGGGACCACCTCGGCCAGCACCGCCTGGCGCTGCGCCCGCGGCAGCGCCCGCAGCCAGAGGGGCAGGACCGCCACCAGGCCGACGAGCCCGCCGACCCAGACGGAGACCCCGAGCAGGTGGACCCAGTCGGCAACCACCGCCACCGCGGCGCCGGCGGCGGCGCTGTGGCTGTTCAGAGCGGTCGTCGCCAGGACGCCGGCGGCGAGCAGCGCCGTGCCCACCCGGGCGGCGCCGCCGGCACGCAGCGCGCGCGGGAGGAGCAGTGCCGCGACGATCACCCCTGCTACCCGCAGGGCCCAGACCTGCCCGAAGCGTGTCCGCCAGGCCAGTTGCCCCAGCGTGGCCAGGAAGGTCTCTGTGCCGGTCCCGCCGACGAGGACACCCTGCACCACCAGGGCCCCGACGCTGGCCAGCAGCAGGCCGGTCCAGGCCGCCCATACCAGGCGGTGCTCGCGCGCCCGGGCGGCCGCCTCCTGCCCCAGGTCGAGCCGCCGGCCGCGCAGCGCCGGCCCGAGCGCGAGCGGTCCGAGCAGGAGCAGTCCCAGCAGGACGGCGCCGGCGAGGTACCCCGCCCAGCGCACCGCCGCCTCGAGCGGCATGGCCGGGCCGACCTGCTGCGGCGGCTCGGGAGGCGGCGGCACCGTCGCCGGGCCGACCAGCAGGCTGAAGCTCCCCCGGGTGACGTGGCCATCCACCGCCGAGAGGGCTCGCCACGCCACGGTGTAGACGCTTGGTTCCAGGGGGGCCAGCGCGACCGCGACCGCCGTCCGGTCCCCCGGCACCGGCTGCGTGCCGCCCCGGTCGACGCGCCGTCCCTGCACGTCGAAGACGGTCAGCTCGGTGAAGCGCAGCTCCACCGGCTCACTGAACCAGACGCGGACGTGCGCCGGCGCATCGGTCAGGCTCACCCCGGCCGGCGGGTCGGACCGCACGAAGGTGGCGTGCGCCCGGACCGGGATCGCCTGGAGCAATACCCCGATGGTCGCTGCGGCCAGGATCGCCGCCGGGACCGGGAGGTGGGACCGTCGCGCCGCGGTCACGCCTGCCTCATCTCCACCGACGCACCAGCGCGAGGCCGCCCAGCACGCTCCCCAGGAGGCCCAGGACCAGCCCGGCGCCTCCCAGCGTCTGGGCCCGCCGGGCCTGCGCCGCCGCCGCGGCCGTCTCCCGGCTCAGGTCGGCGGGGGACGGCAGACGCTCAGGGAACTGGATAGCCGCGATCTCCTCGACGCCGTCGAACTTCCCGTCAGCCGAGTCGAAGGTCTCGTCCACCGGCTGCCCCTCGATGGTGCCGGTGATGCGGAACCGGTAGTCACCGACCCGCGTGGGGACGATGTCGGCCGTGTACCGTCCCGGCTGGCGGAAGACGGGGCGCAGGGTGAGCGCCCGCGACTGCCCGCCGAAGAGGACTTCGGCGCGCAGGGTGCGCTCCAGCCCCTCGACCGGCCTCTCTTCCCCACCATGGGGAGCGGGAAGGAGGACCCGCAGGTCCAGCCCGTTCTTCTCACCGACAAACGCAGGCTCGGTCGCCCATCCTACGACGAACTCGACCTGCCCGACCTTCCGGTGCTCGTGCGCCTCGACGGGGACCGCCCCGTTCAGGGTCACTAGCAGGGGTACCATACCGATCGCTCCCAGCATCCACCCGCGCATACAACTTCCTCCCTTCGGCCATCCCGATGTGTCGCCGGATCTCCAGGCGCGGCTCCCGTGCAGCCGGCGACGGGGCCGCGTCGCGTTGTCCTGGAGGGGTGCCGTTAGAGCGGGCGGGGCGGAGGGTCGGCGGGAGCCCAGGCCAGGCTGTGGATCGTCGGAGGGACCGGCGGCACGACGGACGCCACCGGCTGCGAGAACCAGACTGGTGTTCCCGGCGCCGGTTCCAGCACGGCGCCAGCGGCCAGCCCCAGAACCGTCACCGCCGTGGAGGGGGAGGTGGCGAGGACGACGGTCACGCCGCCCTCCCGCCGTGGGGCACCGGCCGGCGCGTGGGTATGCGGGGCGGCCGCGCCGTGGGTGTGCGGTGGCAGCGAGGACGCCCAGGTGATCCCGTTCGTGGTCAGGACGAGGTGCTCGTGGAGGGGGTCGGCTTCGGCGGCATGATGGTCCAGCCGGGCCAGTCCCGCCGCCCAGAGCGCGACCAGGAGCAGACCCGCAACGCGATACCGGCGTGACCGTCCACCCATGGTCCTGCCGTGGTGCGGTCCGTCGACCATCACGGACCGCACGGCGCGTCAATTATACCTCAGGCCGCCTGTCAGGCCGCCTGAGACCACCTGTCAGGCCGCCTGCGCCTCCCGCAGCGCCGCCCGCCCCGCACGCACCGCCTGGAAGAAGGCCGCCTCCTCCTTGAGGGCTAGGCGGCGCGGGCGCGGCAGCGTCACGGGGATCTGGGCTACGATGCTCGACCCCGTGCGCGGCGAGGGGCCGCGGCTCATCACCACCACCCGGTCGGAGAGGAAGACCGCCTCCTCGAGCGAGTGAGTGACGAAGACCACGGTGAGCCGGCGCCCCTCGACCACGCGCAGCAGTTCCAGGTTCATGCGGTCCCGTGTGAGCTCGTCCAGCGCCCCGAAGGGCTCGTCCATCAGCAGCACCTGGGGGTCGAGGGTGAGGGCCCGGGCGATGGCGGCGCGTTGCTGCATGCCGCCGGAGAGCTTGTCCGGGTAGTAGTCGCCGAAGCCGTCCAGCTCGACGGTGGCCAGCAGCGTCCGGGCGCGCTCCAGGTACCGGCCGCGCCGCCAGGGCCACAACCACCAGCGCGGGTCGCGCAGCCGCAGCGGCAGGAGGAGGTTCTCCTCCGTGCTCAGCCACTCGAAGAGGACGGGCTGCTGGAAGATGACCGTGCTGAGCCCCGCGCGCAGCGCTTCCTGCGGCGGGCGTCCGGCCACCTCGATGGTCCCGGCGGTGGGCGGCCGCAGGCCGGCCAGGAGGAAGAGGACGGTGCTCTTGCCGCACCCCGACGGGCCGATGAGGGAGACGAACTCCCCGGGCCGGACCTCCAGGGTGAGGCCGGAGACGACCTCCAGGACCTGGCCCGGGGCGCGGCCGGGCCACCCGGCCGGCCGCGCCACCTCGTAGGCCTTGGCCACGTCCACCATCCGGATGACGGGGGGTGCGGTCACGCTAGGGCATCACCCGACTGGGGAACCGGGTGGTGTAGGCGGCCTGGACGTTGCGCGCCCGCAGCAGGTTGGCGTTGGCCAGGTCGCGCGCCAGCTGCGTCCACGCCGCCGGGTCGACGTACCCGTAGCCGTGGCGCCGCGTCGCCTCCGTGACCATGATCGAGTAGAGGAAGTCCATCCCCTCGATCTCGTGGGCCTCCCCGCCCTTGAGGTTCCTGTTGTACTTGACTAGGATCTGCGCCGCCTCCTGGCGGTTAGCGAAGGCGTACTTGAACC
The nucleotide sequence above comes from Armatimonadota bacterium. Encoded proteins:
- a CDS encoding ATP-binding cassette domain-containing protein — protein: MTAPPVIRMVDVAKAYEVARPAGWPGRAPGQVLEVVSGLTLEVRPGEFVSLIGPSGCGKSTVLFLLAGLRPPTAGTIEVAGRPPQEALRAGLSTVIFQQPVLFEWLSTEENLLLPLRLRDPRWWLWPWRRGRYLERARTLLATVELDGFGDYYPDKLSGGMQQRAAIARALTLDPQVLLMDEPFGALDELTRDRMNLELLRVVEGRRLTVVFVTHSLEEAVFLSDRVVVMSRGPSPRTGSSIVAQIPVTLPRPRRLALKEEAAFFQAVRAGRAALREAQAA